From Megalops cyprinoides isolate fMegCyp1 chromosome 18, fMegCyp1.pri, whole genome shotgun sequence, one genomic window encodes:
- the LOC118793065 gene encoding neuronal acetylcholine receptor subunit beta-2-like has product MTTNVWLTQEWNDYRLMWDPQEYEGIKKLRIPSRHIWLPDIVLYNNADGTYEVSFYCNAVVSSNGDVFWLPPAIYKSACKIEVRNFPFDQQNCTLKFRSWTYDHTEIDLVLTSDFASRDDFTPSGEWDIVSLPGRKNEDPDDAAYLDITYDFIIKRKPLFYTINLIIPCVLITSLAILVFYLPSDCGEKVTLCISVLLALTVFLLLISKIVPPTSLAVPLIGKYLMFTMVLVTFSIVTSVCVLNVHHRSPSTHRMPEWVQRVFLRKLPAFLFMQRPGSSNVRERFRQKQHRRSRPDAGPGKADADSFFVNEEPAKRHGWRIGDLPENTERRRRMTVKCDEDVREAVEGVRFIAEHMREEDEDEGIIEDWKYVAMVIDRLFLWIFVLVCVVGTVGLFMQPLFQSYNTPIVDSA; this is encoded by the exons ATGACCACAAATGTGTGGCTCACTCAG GAGTGGAATGACTACCGGCTGATGTGGGACCCCCAGGAGTACGAGGGTATCAAGAAGCTGCGCATCCCGTCCCGGCACATCTGGCTGCCAGACATCGTCCTCTACAACAA TGCTGACGGAACCTACGAGGTGTCGTTCTATTGCAACGCCGTGGTGTCCAGCAATGGTGATGTCTTCTGGCTGCCCCCGGCCATCTACAAAAGTGCCTGCAAGATTGAGGTGCGGAACTTCCCCTTCGACCAGCAGAACTGCACGCTCAAGTTCCGCTCGTGGACCTACGACCACACCGAGATCGACCTGGTCCTCACCAGCGACTTCGCCAGCCGCGACGACTTCACGCCCAGCGGTGAGTGGGACATCGTATCGCTCCCCGGCAGGAAGAACGAGGACCCGGACGACGCCGCCTACCTGGACATCACCTACGACTTCATCATCAAGCGGAAGCCCCTCTTCTACACCATCAACCTCATCATCCCCTGCGTGCTCATCACCTCGCTGGCCATCCTGGTCTTCTACCTGCCCTCGGACTGCGGCGAGAAGGTCACCCTCTGCATCTCCGTCCTGCTGGCCCTCACCGTCTTCCTGCTCCTGATCTCCAAGATCGTGCCGCCGACCTCGCTGGCCGTGCCTCTTATCGGCAAGTACCTGATGTTCACCATGGTGCTGGTGACCTTCTCCATTGTCACCAGCGTGTGCGTGCTCAACGTGCACCACCGCTCTCCCAGCACCCACAGGATGCCCGAGTGGGTCCAGCGGGTCTTCCTCCGCAAGCTGCCTGCCTTCCTCTTCATGCAGCGGCCCGGGAGCTCTAACGTGCGCGAGCGATTCCGGCAGAAGCAGCACCGCCGGTCCCGGCCCGACGCGGGGCCCGGCAAGGCCGACGCCGACTCCTTCTTCGTCAACGAGGAGCCGGCCAAGCGGCACGGCTGGCGCATCGGCGACCTGCCGGAGAACACCGAGCGGCGGAGGAGGATGACGGTCAAGTGCGACGAGGACGTGAGGGAGGCGGTGGAAGGGGTGCGCTTCATCGCCGAGCACATGCGggaggaggacgaggatgaGGGC ATAATCGAGGACTGGAAGTACGTGGCCATGGTGATCGACCGTCTCTTCCTGTGGATCTTCGTCCTGGTGTGCGTGGTGGGAACCGTGGGACTCTTTATGCAGCCGCTCTTCCAGAGCTACAACACGCCCATCGTGGACTCGGCGTAA